CGGGTCCGGGTTGGTGACGGAGCCGAGCTTGTAGTCGTCGTCCTGGAACACGTTCGTGTTGATCGCGCCCAGCCGGATCCCGTGCTCCGCGGCGAAGGCGGACAGCTTCGCGTAGTCCGCGACCCGGTCCCACGGGATGTGCAGCGCCACGCTCGGCGCCACGCCGGTGAACCGGTGCACGGTGGCGGCGTCCGCGATCTTCTCCTCCGGCGTGCGCGGCACTCCGGCCTGCGCGAACACCTTGAACCGGGTGCCGGAGTTGCCGAACGCCCAGGACGGGGTCTCGATCTGCTGTGCGCGAAGCGCCTGCTTCACCGCGTTCAGGTCAGCCATGTCACTCACTTCTCCGTGATGGACGCCAGCTGGTCGTCCAGGTTGAACACCTCGGTCAGCAGCACGAACCCCTCGTCCGGCGGCCGGCCGTCGATGCCGGTGAAGAACTCCGACATCTCCGACTGCCAGCGCGCGTTGACCTCGGTCCGTGCCATCGCGGCCTGCGCCGCGGCCAGGTCGTCGGCCTCGACGTATCCGATGAGGAGCCCGTCCGGGCGCAGGAACAGGGAGTAGTTGCGCCAGCCGGTGTCCCGCAGCGCGGCCAGCATGTCCGGCCAGACGGCCCGGTGCCGCGCCACGTACTCGTCGATGCGATCCGGCTTGACGTGCAGTTCGAAGCAGTACCGTGGCACAACTACCCCCTGATCGGTCAGAAGTCGAACTGGTCGATGTTCTGCGCGGTGAACTCGGTCGGCGGGCCGAGCACGATCTCACCGTCCTTGGCGATGGTGTACTCGCCGAGCTTGCCGGCGGTGAACTTCTCGCCCTCCGCGCCGGTGATCCGGCCGGACGCGAGCGCGGCACCGGCGTACGCGGCCAGGTAGCCGATGTCGGACGGGACCCAGAGCGCGAACTTGGCGACGGTGCCGTCCTTGACGTACTCCCGCATCTGGTTCGGCAGGCCCAGGCCGGTGATCGCGACCTTGCCCTTGTAGTTGGAGGAGGAGACGTACCGCGCGGCCGCCGCGATGCCCACCGTGGTCGGCGAGACGATCACCTTCAGGTTCGGGTACGACTGCAGCAGGCCCTGCGCCTCCTGGAACGACTTCTGGTCCTCGTCGTTGCCGTAGACGGTCTTGACCAGCTTCAGCTTGCTGTACTCCGGCTTCTTCAGCTCCTCCTCGACGACCTTGATCCAGGCGTTCTGGTTGGTCGCGTTCGGCGTCGCGGACAGGATCGCGATCTCGCCCTCGCCGCCGGCCAGCTCGTTCGCCATCTTGGCCAGGCTCTCGCCGATGCCCTGCGTGGTGGCCTGGTTGATGAAGACGTCGCGGCAGTCCTTCGACGCGTCCGAGTCGAACGAGACGATCTTGATGCCGGCCTGGCGGGCCTGCTGCAGCGACGGGCAGACCGCGTTCGGGTCGTTCGCCGCGATGCCGATCACGTCCTGCTGCTGCTGGATCAGCGTGTTGATGTAGCTGACCTGGCTGGACGCGGCCGCGTCGTTCGGGCCGACCAGTTTGTACTCGCCCTTCAGTTCGCCGACCGCGACCTCGCCGCCACCGGCCAGCACGTCCGAGTACGGGTTGTTCAGCTGCTTCGGCAGGAAGGCGATCTTCAGGCCCTCCTTGATCGCGGCGTTCGGGTCGGCGGTCGCGGTGGACGCCGGGCCGGCCGCGCCGTTGTCGTCGCCCTTGCTGGTGCCGCCGCACGCGGCGATGCCCAGCGTCAGCAGCGACGCGGTGGCCACGGCCAGCGCGCGCGTGGTGTGGATCCTCATGGGTGCCCTTCCTCTGTTGCCACGGATGATGCGAAGGTCAGGAGCTCTTCAGCGGTACGGTTCGGCGGCGCCGCCGGTGCACGGAGTCACGAACGCCGGTGATGATGTTGGGGAGCAGGACCGACGCGATCAGCAGCACGCCGGTCACGATGTTCAGTGCCTGGCCGGAGACGTCCTGCAGGCGCAGCGCGTTCTGCAGCACGGCCAGCAGCAGCACGCCGGAGAGCACGCCCCACAGGCTGCCCCTGCCGCCGAAGATCGAGACGCCGCCGAGCAGCACCGCGGCCACCACCGCCAGTTCCAGCCCGGCGCCGTTGTCCGCCCGGGCGCTGGAGTAGCGCAGCGTCCACAGCACCCCGGCCAGTCCGGCGATCGCGCCGCTCACCACGTACAGCCAGAACTTGGTCCGGGCGACGTCGATCCCGGAGAAGCGGGCGGCCTGGTCGTTCGCGCCGATCGCGAACAGCGCGCGGCCGACCGGCGTGGCGTGCAGCACCACCCCGAACGCGACCGCGAGCACGACCAGGACGAGCAGCACGTTCGGGACCGGGCCGCCGCCGATCGTGCCGGTCACCCAGCCGGTGAACGCCCACGGGAAGTCCGCCACCGCGGCGTCGCCGAGCACCACCAGCGCGAGCCCGCGGTAGAGCGCGAGCGTGCCGATCGTGACGGCCAGCGACGGCAGGCCGAGCCGGTTGATCAGTACGCCGTTGACGGCGCCGAGCAGCGCGCCGACCAGCACGCAGAGCGGGATGATCGTCTCGATGGTCAGCCCGCGGTTCCACAGGTCGCCCATGATCGCGCTGGTCAGGCCGAGCGTGCTGGCCACGCTCAGGTCGATCTCGCCGGTGATCACGATCATCGTCATCGGCAGTGCGATCAGCGCGATCGGCAGCAGGTCCAGGACCAGGAACGTGAAGTTCGTGCTGGTGCCGAAGTTCTCCACGCCGATGCTCGCGGCGACCACGACCACCGCCGTGACCACAATGATCATGCTGTCCCAGCTGGCCAGCCGGCCCCTCAGCTCAGACATGCGAGTCCCTCTTCCGAAGCGTCCGGGCGATGCGGACCGCGACCAGCCGGTCCGCGCCGATGGCCAGCACGATCAGCGCGCCGACGATGGCCTGCTGCCAGAACTGGTTGATGTCCAGCACCGCGAGCGCACTGCCGATCACGGTGAGCAACAGCGCGCCGAGGCCCGCGCCCCAGATCGTGCCGCTGCCGCCGAACACCGCCACGCCGCCGACCACCACGGCCGCGACCACCTGCAACTCGTAGCCGTTGCCGGAGGAGGCGTCGACGGTGCCGAACCGGGACGCGTAGAGCACGCCGCCGAGCCCGGCCAGCGCACCGCTGATCACGAACGCGACCAGCGTGTTGCGCGCGATCCGGATGCCGGCCAGCCCGGCCGCCTGCGGGCTGGAGCCCATCGCGTAGAGCTCGCGGCCGATCCGGTAGTTGCGCATCATCAGGCCGACCCCGGCGATCACCACCAGGGCGATCAGGACCAGCCACGGTACGCCGAGGAGCGCGCTGTTCGCGAAGTGCAGGAAGTGCCGGGGCACCTCGTCCGCCGTGACCTGCTGGCCGCCCGCCCAGGAGTAGGTGAGGCCGCGGTAGGCGTACATGGTGCCGAGCGTGACCACCAGCGCCGGCACGTTGCCGAAGTGCACCAGCGCGCCGTTGAGCACGCCGGCCACCGCACCGATCGCCAGGCCCAGCCCGAGCGCGGCAACCATCGGCAGCCCCTGGTTCTGCTGCATGACGGTGGCGACCGTGAACGCGCTCAGCCCCAGGACCGAGCCGACGCTCAGGTCGATGTGCCGGGTGATCACCACGACCGCCATGCCGGACGCGAGCACGGCCAGGATCGCGGTGTTGAGCAGGATGTCCGTGACGCTCTGCGCGGACAGGAAGCGGGACTGGTTGATCGCGGTGAAGCCGACCAGCACCACCAGCGCGAGCACGATGCCCATCTCGCGCTGCTTGAACGGATTGGCGAACCTCGGGGCCGCCGTCTTCTCCACGGTCGCGGACGTCACGCGGTCACCTGCTGTCCCATCGCGGCGTACATCACGGACTCCTCGGTGGCCTCGGCGCGGGAGAGCTCCGCGACCAGGTGGCCCTCGCGCAGCACCAGCACCCGGTCGGCCATGCCGAGCACCTCGGGCAGCTCGGACGAGACCATCACGACCGCCATGCCGTCCGCGGCCAGCTGCGACATCAGCCGGTGCACCTCGGCCTTGGTGCCGACGTCGATGCCGCGGGTCGGCTCGTCCACGATCAGCAGCTTCGGCTCGGTGGCCAGCCACTTGGCCAGCACCACCTTCTGCTGGTTGCCGCCGGACAGCGTGCCGACCAGGTCGGAGAGCCGGCCGAACCTGGTCTGCAGCCGTCGCGTCCACTCGGTCGCCGCGCGCCGTTCCGCGCCGCCGAACAGCAGGCCGAGCCGGGCGAGCGCGCCGGAGCGGGGGAGCGTCACGTTCCGCTCGATCGACAGGTCCATCACCAGGCCCTGCTGGCGGCGGTCCTCCGGGACCAGCGCCATGCCCGCGGTCATCGCGGCGCGCGGGTTGCCCGGCTTGAGCCGCCCGCCGAGGAACGTGACGGTGCCGCTGTCGTACGGGTCGACGCCGAACACCGCCTGCATCACCTCGGAGCGGCCGGAGCCGACCAGGCCGGCCAGCGCCACGATCTCGCCGGCCCGCACCTCGAAGCTGATGTCGCGGAAGACGCCCGCGCGGGTGAGCCCGTCGACGGTCAGCACCACGTCGCCGGCGGTCACGTCCTGCTTGGGGAAGAGCGTGGAGAGGTCACGGCCGACCATCCGGCGGATCATGTCGTCGACCGTCAGGTCCTCGACCCGCTCGGTGCAGACGTGCCGGCCGTCCCGCATGATCGTGACGCGCTGGCAGAGCGCGGTGATCTCCTCGAACCGGTGCGAGATGAACATGATCGCGGCGCCCTCGTCGCGCAGCGACCGGACCACGGAGAAGAGCCGCTCGACCTCCACGCCGGAGAGCGCCGCGGTCGGCTCGTCCATGATCAGGACCTTGGCGTGCACGGAGAGCGCCTTCGCGATCTCGACGATCTGCTGGTCCGCGATGGAGAGGCCGCGGGCCGGCCGGTCCGGGTCGATCCGCACGCCGAGCCGGGCGAACAACTGCTGGGCCGTGGCCCGCATGGACTTCCGGTCGATCTGCCGCAGCCGGGTCAGCGGCGCGTTGCCCATCGCGATGTTCTCCGCGACCGAGAGGTCCGGGAAGAGCGTGGGCTCCTGGTAGATGACGGCGATGCCGGCCGCCTTCGCGTCGGCCGGCGAGCCCCACGAGACGTCGTCGCCGCGCACCCGGATCGTGCCGGTGTCCGGCCGGTGCACGCCGGCCAGCATCTTGACGATCGTGGACTTGCCGGCGCCGTTCTCCCCGACCAGCGCGTGCGCCTCGCCGGCGTGCAGCGGGAAGGAGACGCCCCGCACGGCGGCCACCGCGCCGAAGGACTTGCTGACGTCCAGGACCTCAAGTAACGCCTGGCCTGACGACGTGCTTCGATCTGTCGTCACGGGCCACCTCCGCGTCTTGTCGATGTATTTGAAACATTTCAAGCCGTGCAGGGTGACGCTAGGTGGCGCCGGTCACACGTGTCAAGGCTGCGCAGGAAATCGTTAGGAAACACGGGCTTCGCACGAATGTGCGTACCGTAGGCTGTCGATACAACGTTTCAAAGCCGTCAGGAGTGCGCCTTGGTGAGCCAGCAACGTGCCCGGCCGGGTTCCCGCACGCCCTCGGTCAAGGACGTGGCGGCCGCCGCGGACGTCTCCCTCGGCACCGTCTCCAACGTGCTCAACCGGCCGGAGCGGGTCAGCCCGGCCACCCGGGAGCGGGTCGAGCGGGCCATGGCCGAGCTGGGCTTCGTGCGCAACGAGTCGGCCCGTCAGCTGCGCGCCGGGACCAGCCGCACGCTCGCCTACGTGATGCTGGACGCCACCAACCCGTTCTTCAACGACGTGGCCCAGGGCATCGAGCTGGCCGCGGAGGACGCGGACCTGTCGCTGTTCATCTGCAACAGCAACGGCCGTGCCGAGCGCGAGGAGGCGCACCTCGACCGCCTGCTCCAGCAGCGCGTGCAGGGCATCCTGATCACGCCGGTCAACGCGGACGCGCCGTACCTGGACGAGATATCCCGCCGCGGCATCCCGGTGGTGATCGTCGACCGGCACCGCGACTCCGGCGGCTTCTGCTCGGTCGGCGTCGACGACGTGCTCGGCGGGCGCATCGCGGTCGAGCACCTGATCGAGCAGGGCCACGACCGGGTCGCGTTCGTCGGCGGTCCCGACTCGATCGGCCAGGTGCGCGAGCGGCTGGAGGGCGCCCGGCAGATCTGGGCCGAGTTCGGCCGCGACCCCGGCGACCTGGTCTACCTGCCCACCGATGCGGTCACGGTCAGCGAGGGGCGGTCCGCCGGTGAGCGGCTCGCCGGCATCGCGGCCCGGCGCCGGCCCACGGCCGCGTTCTGCGCGAACGATCTGCTGGCGCTGGGCCTGCTGCAGCAGGCCGTGGGCGCGGGCGCGCGGGTGCCGGAGGATCTGGCGATCGTCGGCTTCGACGACATCGAGTTCGCCGCCGCGGCCGCGGTGCCGCTGACCTCGGTGCGCCAGCCGCGCCAGGAGTTGGGCCGCACGGCCGCGAAGCTGCTGCTGGACGAGGCGACGAATCCGTTGCACCGGCACGACCAGGCCACCTTCATCCCCGAGCTGGTCGCCCGCGCGTCCACCGCGAACCGTTCCTGACGCGTTTCCGCCCGTGCGCGAGGCGCCGGCCGGCTCGGTCCGGCGACGACCGCGCACCTGGATCGGTCACGGCGCTGTTGCCTTCGTCATAGGTTAGCCTTACCTAACTAGAAGCCGCTTAGGATCTCGTCGCGGAATCCCGCCCGGTGGCGCCGGCGGGCGGTTCCGCGACGACTCCCCACGACGAGCGGACCTCACTGTGCGATCTTTAATCGCGTTCGCGACCGTGGCCGTGCTCCTCAGTGCGGCCACCCCGGCCCCATCCACGTCCCCACCGGAACCGGCCCACCCGGCCGCGGTGGCCGAGCCGCTGCGACGCGCGGCCGGATTCACGCTCCCCCAGCCGCAGACCGTCCCGGACGGCGGCGCGGTCACGTTCACCGCGGAGTTCCCCGGCGCGATGCTCTACACCTGGTACCGCACGGACGCCCGCGGCACCACGGCACTCCCCGGCGGCAACACCGCGTCCTACACGTTCACCGCGTCCTATCCGGACAACGGCGCGACGTACTCGGTGCGGGTCTTCGACGCCACGTTCGTCCAGCACCGGTCCGCGGAGGCGCGGCTGACCGTGACGCCGGTCGCGGCCGTCGTCACCGAACCGCCGCACGACGCCTCGGTCCGGGCCTACCAGAACGCCCGGTTCACCGTCACGGCCGGCGGGACCGCGCCGCACACCTACCAGTGGCAACGCCGCGACGGCAGCGCCTGGACCACGATCCCGGGCGCGACCGGGCCGGACCACACGTTCAAGACCGGACCGGCCGACGACGGCGCGGCGTTCCGCGTCGTGGTCGGCAACGCGTACGGGCCGGCCGTCACCTCGGCCGAGGCCACGCTCGACGTGGTCAGCGGCGGCGGCAGCCTCGACCCGGTCGCCCGGGCCAGCCTGGAATGGGGCGTCAACGAGATCTACCAGGGCGGCAACCCGGCCAACACCGGCTGCAACTACTTCTCCGCCGGTACGCAGGAGACGTTCGCGGGCCGGCAGGGCGACGTCCGGATCGTCCACCGCATGCCGGACGGCAGCGCGCAGGGCGTCTCGGACGCGACCAAGTGCATCCCGAGCACCGGATCCCAGCTCAACCAGCGCGTCCTCTTCACCGGCGGCGCCGGTACGGCCAACGCGGTGACCGGTGCGGCCACGATCCGGTGGACCGGCGCGTTCACCGCGAACGCGTACTCCGGCATGGTCACCTGGTACCTGCGCGACCCGGTGCTGACGGTCGCGGAGGACGGCACCGGCACGCTCACCGCGACCGCCGGTGGCATGGCGGCCAGCCGCACCGACCCGGGCACGAAGGAGCCGGTCCCGCCGCGCACGGTCACGGTCGCCACGTTCGACCGGGTGCTGCTGGCCACGGACGGCGTGCAGATCTCGCCGCGCTTCTCCGGCGTCGACTACTTCCCGCTGGCCGACGGCGTGCGGTCGACGGCCTCGGCGATCCCGGCCGCGGTCAAGGCCGCCCAGCCGGACTGGGGCGCCTGGCCCGAGTCCTTCGTGGACTTCCAGTACGAGACGCAGCTGTCCAGCTACTGGCACACCAGCGGCCTGCCGGCCGACACCGACAAACCCCCGTTCGACCTGACGGTACGGTTCGACTCCGCGCCGGACGTGAAGGACGTGCCGGTCATCCTGGCCAACCCGGCCGCCGGCGCGGCCGCGCCCTACGTCGAGGGACGCGACCTCACGGTCACGGCCGACATCGACGGGGTCGCGGACCTCCGGTGGGAGCGGTCCACGTCGGCCAACGGGCCGTGGACCGCGATCGCGGGCGAGACCGGCGAGACGCTCACCATCCCGGCGATCACCTCGGCCTGGAACGGCGTGTACGTGCGGATCGTCGCCGTCAACGCGGACGGCCGGGCCGTCTCCACGGCGCTCCGGCTGCAGACCGCGCCGTACGCCGCACCCACGTTCACCCGGCAGCCGGCCGACCTGGCCGCGATCTCCGGCAACCGGGCCGTCGTCGACTTCGACGTCACCGGCAACCCGGCGATCGACGCGTCCTCGATCGTGCTGGAACGCAGCGACGACGCGGGCGCCACCTGGCGGCCGTGGGCCGGCGCGGAATCCGCACCGTCGCAGATCACGATCCCGTCGGTGCCACTGGACGCGAACGGCGCGCGCGGCCGGATCGTCGCGGTCAACGTCGAGGGCGCGCGGTCGGTCTCCGGCACGTTCGGCTTCCGCGTCTTCCGCGGCACCGGGCGGCCGCAGCTCGTGGTGATCCCGTCAGCGCCGATCGACCCGGCCACGGAGACCCGGCTGACCGTCGTCGCGGCCGGCTTCCACGTGCCGGACTGGGCGAGCGCAACCGAGACGTACTCGCTGGACCTGGGGCTCTTCGACACCACGTCGTGGCAGCCGGGCCGGACCGGGCACCGCAACTGGATCGCCACCTCGCCGGACACCTCCGGCGGCCAGATCTACCACGGCTGGATGGCGACCACCGGCGGCACGTTCACCGCGGGCATCCGGGTGCCGGCCGGTGCGCTGGCCCCCGGGAAGACGTACGGCGTCGGCGCGTTCCTGCGGCTCACGGACATCTCGACCTGGCAGGACACGTTCACCAACCGGTCGCTGGACGCGTGGACGCAGGTTTGGCCGGCCCCGGCCGCGGACGGCGCGCAGACGATCAGCGTCGAGGTGGTGGACGCGCCGGGCGAGTTCATCTGGAGCATCGACGGTGACCGCGCGGTGAACCTCGGCCAGGCGGTCTTCCAGGACACGTACCTGCAAGCCACCGGCGACATCGCGCCGATCACGGTGACCGACACCCGGGCCGGCGGGCCGGCATGGGCGGTCTCCGGACAGATCTCCGACTTCAGCGGCGGGCTCTCCGGCCGCTACCTCGGCTGGTCACCCGTGGTGATCACACCGGGCGCGGGCGCGGTGGCCGGAGCGCCGGTGGAACCGGGCATCGGCGGCGGCCTCGGCCTGACCGAGTCGGCCACGCTGGCCGACGCGGCGGGCGGGCACGGGCGCGGCACGGCGAGCGTCGGCGCCGGACTCGACCTGCGGCTGCCGCTGACCACGCCACCCGGCAGCTACACGGCGACGCTCACGGTCACCGCGCTCTCCTGACCCCCTTCTTCCACCCGCGGTGCGGGCGCCACCCAGGTCGTTCCGGCGACCTGGGTGACGCCCGGATCGGACCTGCCCACGGGAGATCCACGATGTCAGTCAGCACTCGGCGGGTTGCGCGAGCGGTGCTGGCGGCGGCACTCGCCGTCGCCGTCGGTCCTGCCCCGGCCGGCACCGCGACAGCCACGCCGGGCGGTGCGCCCGGCGCGCTGCCGGCGGTGGGGTGGGGTGGCGGGCTGCCGGCGGTGCTGCCGGGCGGTGCGCTGCCGGGCGGTTCACCGGCCGTGCTGCCGGGCGGTTCACCGGCCGTGCTGCCGGGAGCTTCGTCGGGTGCGCTGCCGGCGGTGGCGCCGGGGGACGGGGCGACGCTGACCTGGTCGGTGCGGCCGACGCCGAGCCCGGAACGGCCGGACCGGCCGAACTTCGCCTGGGACCTGGAGCCGGGACAGCGGATCGAGGACAGCATCCGGGTGCGGAACCTCGGCACCGAGCCGCTGCCCCTGGTGATCTACGCCAGCGACGCGTTCACCACGTCCAGCGGCGCCATCGACCTGCTGCGGGCCGGCACCGCGCCCACCGGCGTGGGCGCGTGGACCGCGCTCGGCACGGCGGAGATCACCGTACCGGCGGAGGGTTTCGTCGACGTCCCGTTCGTCCTGGCCGTGCCCGCGGGCGCGGAGGCGGGGGACCACACCGGGGGGATCGTCACGTCCTACCGCGCCCCCGGCACGGACGGCGAGGGCCGGGCGGTCGTGGTCGACCGGCGGCTCGGCTCGCGGATGTACGTCCGGGTCGGTGGTGAGCTGCACCCGCGCCTGGACGTCACCGGGGTCGACGTCACCTATCGGGGCGCTCCGGAGCCGTGGACGGCCGGCGACGCGACGGTCACCTACACCGTCACGAACCGGGGTAACGTGCGGCTCGGTGCGGAGCAGGTGATCATGACCGCCGGGCCGTTCGGGCTGCTCGGCCGCCAGACCGTGCCGGCACCGATGCCGGAACTGCTGCCCGGGAACTCACTGACCCATGCGATCGAGGTCGCCGGAGTGTGGCCGCTTCTCCGGACGACCGCTGAGGTCCGCGTGCGTCCGGTACCGACCCGGCAGTACGACGTCTTCGCGCCGGACACGCCGCTCGCGACCGGCACCGCCACCGCCTGGTCGATCCCGTGGCCGCAGCTGCTCACCTGCCTGGCAGCCGGTCTCGTGGCCTTCCTCGCGACCCGCCGCAGGCGCTCCCGGCCCGCCTCGTCCTCCGCGGCGAAGACCATCTGACTCTCCGGCGCGGTGTCGCATCGGGTCACCGCAGCAGCCGCGAAGTCCGCTGCGGCCGGCACGAGATCAGCCGGTCACGGCGAGCCGCGATCACGGCGGCGCCCGGCCGCGCTGCGCGGGAGTGCCTGGGCGATCCCTGCGCCGCTCTTGTCCGCTCGGCGGGAAAGGATCATTGATCGATGCGAAGTGGTTGTCAACGGCCTCAGTGGACCGCTACTACGCATCGGTCAATGATCGATCGCGTCGAAGGGTGCCGGCGTGGCGATCGAAGATGGTGGGCGGTCGGGTGAGACGTGGCGAGGCTGGATACCTATATCGCGAAATATCGGGCGCGGGGCGCCCGATGGGCTGGCTCCGCTGGCTCGGCTCGGCTGGCTCAGCTCGGCTGGGCCGGCTCCGCTGGCTCGGCTCGGCTGGGGCCGGCTCGGCTGGGCTGACTTAGCTGGGCTGGCTCGGCTGAGCTGGCTTGGCTTGGCTGGGTTGGCTCCGCTGGGTCGGCTCCGCTGGCTCGGCTGGGGCCGGCTCGGCTGGGCGCCGATCGCTCCAGCCGAGCTTCGCTGCCGGCGCTCCACCGGCTGGGTGAGCTGTTGGCGAAGCGCCAGTTGAACGTTTCATGCATGAGGCCGGGGGTTGACCCGGCGCCGTCGCCCGCCGTAACCTGTCCGAAATTCATGAAACGTTTCACGGCAGCCTGCCTCCGGCACGGCGTGTCTGGAAGTCCCGACCATCTCCGCGAGAAGGACACCATGACGAACCCCGCAGTGCGTGACCTGCTGACCCGCAGCAACCGGCTGGGCGCGGACCCGCGCAACACCAACTACGCCGGTGGCAACACGTCCGCGAAGGCGACCGACACGGATCCGGTGACCGGCGCGCCGACCGAGCTGGTCTGGGTGAAGGGGTCGGGCGGTGACCTCGGCACGCTGCGGGAGAGCGGTCTCGCGGTGCTGCGGCTCGACCGGCTGCGGGCGCTCGTGGACGTCTATCCGGGGGTGGAGCGCGAGGACGAGATGGTGGCCGCGTTCGACTACTGCCTGCACGGGCGCGGGGGTGCGGCGCCGTCGATCGACACCGCGATGCACGGGCTGGTGGACGCTGCGCACGTCGACCACCTGCACCCGGACGCCGGCATCGCGATCGCGACCGCGGCGGACGGGCCGGCGCTGACCAAGGAGATCTTCGGCGACCGGGTGGTCTGGGTGCCGTGGCGGCGGCCCGGTTTCCAGCTGGGGCTGGACATCGCGGCGGTCCAGCGGGCGAACCCGCAGGCGATCGGCTGCGTCCTCGGCGGTCACGGCATCACGGCGTGGGGTGCGACCAGCGAGGAGTGCGAGCGCAACTCGCTCACCGTCATCGAGACCGCGGCGGCCTACATCGAGGCGAACGGCCGACCGGAGCCGTTCGGCGCGCTGCGGGTCCCG
This genomic window from Catenuloplanes niger contains:
- a CDS encoding L-rhamnose mutarotase, giving the protein MPRYCFELHVKPDRIDEYVARHRAVWPDMLAALRDTGWRNYSLFLRPDGLLIGYVEADDLAAAQAAMARTEVNARWQSEMSEFFTGIDGRPPDEGFVLLTEVFNLDDQLASITEK
- the rhaS gene encoding rhamnose ABC transporter substrate-binding protein, yielding MRIHTTRALAVATASLLTLGIAACGGTSKGDDNGAAGPASTATADPNAAIKEGLKIAFLPKQLNNPYSDVLAGGGEVAVGELKGEYKLVGPNDAAASSQVSYINTLIQQQQDVIGIAANDPNAVCPSLQQARQAGIKIVSFDSDASKDCRDVFINQATTQGIGESLAKMANELAGGEGEIAILSATPNATNQNAWIKVVEEELKKPEYSKLKLVKTVYGNDEDQKSFQEAQGLLQSYPNLKVIVSPTTVGIAAAARYVSSSNYKGKVAITGLGLPNQMREYVKDGTVAKFALWVPSDIGYLAAYAGAALASGRITGAEGEKFTAGKLGEYTIAKDGEIVLGPPTEFTAQNIDQFDF
- a CDS encoding ABC transporter permease, coding for MSELRGRLASWDSMIIVVTAVVVVAASIGVENFGTSTNFTFLVLDLLPIALIALPMTMIVITGEIDLSVASTLGLTSAIMGDLWNRGLTIETIIPLCVLVGALLGAVNGVLINRLGLPSLAVTIGTLALYRGLALVVLGDAAVADFPWAFTGWVTGTIGGGPVPNVLLVLVVLAVAFGVVLHATPVGRALFAIGANDQAARFSGIDVARTKFWLYVVSGAIAGLAGVLWTLRYSSARADNGAGLELAVVAAVLLGGVSIFGGRGSLWGVLSGVLLLAVLQNALRLQDVSGQALNIVTGVLLIASVLLPNIITGVRDSVHRRRRRTVPLKSS
- a CDS encoding ABC transporter permease; translation: MTSATVEKTAAPRFANPFKQREMGIVLALVVLVGFTAINQSRFLSAQSVTDILLNTAILAVLASGMAVVVITRHIDLSVGSVLGLSAFTVATVMQQNQGLPMVAALGLGLAIGAVAGVLNGALVHFGNVPALVVTLGTMYAYRGLTYSWAGGQQVTADEVPRHFLHFANSALLGVPWLVLIALVVIAGVGLMMRNYRIGRELYAMGSSPQAAGLAGIRIARNTLVAFVISGALAGLGGVLYASRFGTVDASSGNGYELQVVAAVVVGGVAVFGGSGTIWGAGLGALLLTVIGSALAVLDINQFWQQAIVGALIVLAIGADRLVAVRIARTLRKRDSHV
- a CDS encoding sugar ABC transporter ATP-binding protein, encoding MTTDRSTSSGQALLEVLDVSKSFGAVAAVRGVSFPLHAGEAHALVGENGAGKSTIVKMLAGVHRPDTGTIRVRGDDVSWGSPADAKAAGIAVIYQEPTLFPDLSVAENIAMGNAPLTRLRQIDRKSMRATAQQLFARLGVRIDPDRPARGLSIADQQIVEIAKALSVHAKVLIMDEPTAALSGVEVERLFSVVRSLRDEGAAIMFISHRFEEITALCQRVTIMRDGRHVCTERVEDLTVDDMIRRMVGRDLSTLFPKQDVTAGDVVLTVDGLTRAGVFRDISFEVRAGEIVALAGLVGSGRSEVMQAVFGVDPYDSGTVTFLGGRLKPGNPRAAMTAGMALVPEDRRQQGLVMDLSIERNVTLPRSGALARLGLLFGGAERRAATEWTRRLQTRFGRLSDLVGTLSGGNQQKVVLAKWLATEPKLLIVDEPTRGIDVGTKAEVHRLMSQLAADGMAVVMVSSELPEVLGMADRVLVLREGHLVAELSRAEATEESVMYAAMGQQVTA
- a CDS encoding LacI family DNA-binding transcriptional regulator, whose amino-acid sequence is MSQQRARPGSRTPSVKDVAAAADVSLGTVSNVLNRPERVSPATRERVERAMAELGFVRNESARQLRAGTSRTLAYVMLDATNPFFNDVAQGIELAAEDADLSLFICNSNGRAEREEAHLDRLLQQRVQGILITPVNADAPYLDEISRRGIPVVIVDRHRDSGGFCSVGVDDVLGGRIAVEHLIEQGHDRVAFVGGPDSIGQVRERLEGARQIWAEFGRDPGDLVYLPTDAVTVSEGRSAGERLAGIAARRRPTAAFCANDLLALGLLQQAVGAGARVPEDLAIVGFDDIEFAAAAAVPLTSVRQPRQELGRTAAKLLLDEATNPLHRHDQATFIPELVARASTANRS
- a CDS encoding WxL protein peptidoglycan domain-containing protein, translating into MSVSTRRVARAVLAAALAVAVGPAPAGTATATPGGAPGALPAVGWGGGLPAVLPGGALPGGSPAVLPGGSPAVLPGASSGALPAVAPGDGATLTWSVRPTPSPERPDRPNFAWDLEPGQRIEDSIRVRNLGTEPLPLVIYASDAFTTSSGAIDLLRAGTAPTGVGAWTALGTAEITVPAEGFVDVPFVLAVPAGAEAGDHTGGIVTSYRAPGTDGEGRAVVVDRRLGSRMYVRVGGELHPRLDVTGVDVTYRGAPEPWTAGDATVTYTVTNRGNVRLGAEQVIMTAGPFGLLGRQTVPAPMPELLPGNSLTHAIEVAGVWPLLRTTAEVRVRPVPTRQYDVFAPDTPLATGTATAWSIPWPQLLTCLAAGLVAFLATRRRRSRPASSSAAKTI